From the genome of Ignavibacteriales bacterium, one region includes:
- a CDS encoding RNA methyltransferase — MRKLTHDEISANRSSLDKIHTVKKLPVYVLLNSIRSSYNVGSIFRTSDGAMIEKLILCGYTPHPPIDEENKGNKDVLKTALGSTQSVKWEYTKNAVEAVKKIKSEGIKICALELTENSKPYYSLTKNNFPICIVVGNEITGVSQEVLDLCDYSIEIPQYGIKQSLNVAVAYGVAIFELRKIFDQNR, encoded by the coding sequence ATGCGTAAGCTTACCCACGATGAAATTTCTGCAAACAGAAGTTCACTTGATAAAATTCATACTGTAAAAAAACTTCCGGTTTATGTTTTATTAAATTCAATCAGAAGCTCTTATAATGTTGGCTCGATATTCAGGACTTCTGATGGAGCAATGATTGAGAAACTTATTCTTTGCGGCTATACTCCTCATCCGCCAATCGATGAAGAAAATAAAGGGAATAAAGATGTACTCAAAACTGCGCTCGGATCTACGCAAAGCGTAAAATGGGAATACACAAAAAACGCAGTTGAAGCTGTAAAAAAAATCAAATCTGAAGGAATAAAAATCTGCGCGTTGGAATTAACTGAAAATAGCAAACCATATTATAGCCTAACCAAAAATAATTTTCCAATTTGCATTGTTGTAGGAAATGAAATAACCGGCGTTTCCCAAGAAGTTTTAGATTTATGTGATTACTCAATTGAAATTCCACAATACGGAATTAAACAATCTTTAAACGTTGCAGTAGCTTATGGGGTTGCGATTTTTGAATTGAGAAAAATTTTTGATCAGAATAGATAG
- a CDS encoding tetratricopeptide repeat protein, whose translation MIFRDKTSKLAATIFLLLFLSGCSVWDNFTTYFNLYFNTASLFEEAENEILSQKRDLFSNEPLVLPGNARTTLVKVVEKSSKLLQFYSSSAYVDEALMMLGKSFYYQGNYQKSKRKFEELLATDVDDDETITETTLWIAKNSFELRDISQALKIIEEMRTKSIEEGYDDLVKDSYIQEIKYRLREKDYSRAISLANEFAEVYDNDVMRAQIYFELGNLYTTIGENENAILAYEKVFDYSPDFDLEISATIKYADALRDGGQIQKALEVFEDIRNQDKYLNSYNEIDLEIGKTLVQLGEFNRAMDQFRMVDTTYKNTPFASASNFEMGELYRTKFLNYDSAGYYFSKSAISNPPKEYVDRAKSNNQLFTKYTKLRSEINSLDKQLYYSQNLEIFAKDSSEYLADSLKILEDFLAQKEIEDLWKGSSVDTSASIIDSSFIKDSIFVKDSVAKVDSLVLIGEVSSFDTTGLMSRLLEFTNQKRIAATNEQKNKEILNLRNQGQLRLDTLKFKGNPPKRLSIPIDSAKTIIAKNNLELGNLFLTEFYVPDSAYNLYNKNLEEYFNTRYYPNTLYAMGSYYLTVNKKQRADSLFQIIYDNYKDKSIVNAAANKLELPLIDFNYDPAKDSYASAEDLMLAGDYGKSVNQFFNIYTKYPKSIFAPQALYASAYILENDLYLLDSAATVYDTLIAKYPTTVYIKKISQKVSTYKQEKARIQKALQDSLNALISVKPDSTLMVSDSTDLENEYLVNAVFNETGKIEEGDDNLVLANQNELLKPTNQNITQTKKKLEPLWDPRKHFN comes from the coding sequence ATGATTTTTAGAGACAAAACCAGTAAACTTGCAGCTACAATATTTCTTCTGCTTTTTCTAAGTGGATGCTCAGTGTGGGATAATTTTACCACCTACTTTAATCTTTATTTTAACACGGCATCTCTTTTTGAAGAGGCAGAGAACGAAATCCTCTCACAAAAACGTGATCTTTTTTCAAACGAACCTTTGGTATTGCCTGGTAATGCAAGAACTACATTAGTTAAAGTTGTTGAAAAAAGTTCGAAACTTTTACAGTTTTATTCATCTTCTGCTTATGTTGATGAAGCATTGATGATGCTTGGCAAATCGTTCTATTATCAAGGTAATTATCAAAAATCTAAAAGAAAATTTGAAGAACTTCTAGCTACTGATGTTGATGATGATGAAACGATAACAGAAACTACACTTTGGATTGCAAAAAATTCTTTTGAGTTAAGAGATATTTCCCAAGCCCTTAAAATTATAGAAGAAATGCGCACTAAATCTATTGAAGAAGGTTATGATGATTTAGTAAAGGATTCATACATTCAAGAAATTAAATATAGACTTAGAGAAAAAGATTATTCAAGAGCTATATCGCTTGCAAATGAATTTGCTGAGGTTTATGACAATGATGTAATGCGGGCCCAAATATACTTTGAGTTAGGAAATCTATATACAACTATTGGTGAAAACGAGAATGCAATTTTAGCATATGAAAAGGTTTTTGATTACTCACCTGATTTTGATTTAGAGATTAGTGCAACAATTAAATATGCAGATGCTTTACGCGATGGCGGGCAAATACAAAAAGCACTAGAAGTATTTGAAGATATTCGAAATCAAGACAAATATCTTAACTCTTATAATGAGATTGACCTTGAGATAGGAAAAACATTAGTTCAACTCGGTGAATTTAATAGAGCAATGGATCAATTTAGAATGGTGGACACAACATATAAAAACACTCCATTTGCTTCCGCTTCAAATTTTGAAATGGGTGAACTATACAGAACAAAGTTTTTAAATTATGATAGTGCCGGATATTATTTTTCGAAGTCGGCAATTTCAAATCCACCAAAAGAGTATGTTGACCGAGCAAAAAGTAATAATCAACTGTTTACTAAATACACCAAGTTACGCAGTGAAATCAACAGCCTCGATAAGCAGCTTTATTATTCGCAAAACCTGGAAATATTTGCAAAGGATTCTTCCGAATATCTGGCAGACTCATTAAAGATTCTAGAAGATTTTCTTGCTCAAAAAGAAATTGAAGATCTTTGGAAAGGTAGTTCGGTTGATACCTCAGCATCCATAATTGATTCTTCTTTTATTAAAGATTCCATTTTTGTAAAAGATAGTGTTGCAAAAGTGGATAGTCTAGTACTAATTGGTGAAGTTTCATCTTTTGATACAACCGGGTTGATGAGCAGGCTGCTCGAATTTACAAATCAAAAAAGAATTGCTGCTACGAATGAGCAAAAGAATAAGGAAATATTAAATTTACGAAATCAAGGTCAATTAAGACTTGATACTCTCAAATTCAAGGGAAATCCTCCAAAACGATTATCAATACCGATAGATTCGGCAAAAACAATAATTGCAAAAAATAATCTGGAACTGGGAAATCTTTTTTTAACAGAGTTTTATGTGCCTGATTCAGCTTATAACCTATATAATAAAAACCTGGAAGAATATTTTAACACAAGATATTATCCAAATACATTGTACGCCATGGGCAGCTATTATTTGACTGTTAATAAAAAGCAAAGAGCAGATAGTTTATTCCAGATTATTTATGATAATTATAAGGATAAGAGTATCGTTAACGCTGCAGCTAACAAATTAGAGTTACCTTTAATTGATTTTAATTATGACCCTGCAAAAGATTCTTATGCCTCTGCAGAAGATCTAATGCTTGCCGGTGATTATGGAAAATCTGTAAATCAATTTTTTAATATTTATACTAAATATCCAAAATCAATTTTTGCTCCACAAGCATTATACGCTTCTGCATATATTTTGGAAAATGATTTGTATCTGCTTGATTCGGCGGCTACTGTTTATGATACTTTAATCGCAAAATATCCAACTACCGTATATATTAAAAAGATTTCACAAAAAGTTTCAACCTACAAACAAGAAAAGGCAAGAATACAAAAAGCATTGCAAGACAGTTTGAACGCTTTGATTAGTGTTAAGCCAGATTCAACTTTAATGGTATCCGATAGTACTGATCTTGAGAATGAATATCTGGTAAATGCAGTTTTTAATGAAACAGGAAAAATTGAGGAAGGGGATGATAATTTAGTTTTAGCTAACCAAAATGAATTACTAAAACCAACAAATCAAAATATTACGCAAACTAAAAAGAAATTAGAACCACTTTGGGATCCGCGTAAACACTTTAATTGA
- a CDS encoding P-II family nitrogen regulator — MKKIEAIIRPFKLDEVKEALVEEGIKGLTISEVRGYGRQKGHTETYRGSEYQIEFIPKIKIEIVVDDTLLDKVIDAILRTAKTGQVGDGKIFISDVKDVIRIRTEESGSQAL, encoded by the coding sequence ATGAAAAAAATTGAAGCAATTATTCGTCCCTTTAAACTTGATGAAGTTAAAGAAGCATTAGTGGAAGAGGGCATAAAAGGGTTAACAATTTCTGAAGTTAGAGGATACGGAAGACAAAAAGGACATACCGAAACTTACCGAGGTAGTGAATACCAGATTGAATTTATTCCTAAAATAAAAATTGAAATTGTTGTAGATGACACTTTGCTTGATAAAGTTATCGATGCAATACTTCGAACGGCGAAAACAGGGCAGGTTGGGGATGGGAAAATATTTATTTCCGACGTTAAGGATGTAATAAGGATTAGAACCGAAGAATCCGGCAGCCAGGCTTTGTAG
- a CDS encoding ATP-binding protein, translating to MRYRELLDLIEEGENIQCEFKRKFSTHDKIAREMIAFANTKGGCVLFGVDDDKKIVGVESEKETTELVKDAALNYCEPPLDYSIEYREIDSKEIVIVNIPESNNKPHRIQDYQSDLDITTAVVPIRVNDKSVQASKEMIRILRAQSNRTALKKYVLGPTEKTVFEYLSKVERINVKELSKLVNISERRASRTLVKMVRANLLMIHTKDNGEEFFTAAM from the coding sequence ATGCGATATAGAGAACTTTTAGATTTGATTGAAGAAGGGGAGAATATTCAGTGTGAGTTTAAGAGAAAATTTTCAACTCACGATAAAATTGCAAGGGAGATGATAGCATTTGCAAATACAAAAGGGGGTTGTGTTTTGTTTGGGGTTGATGATGATAAAAAAATTGTGGGTGTTGAAAGCGAAAAAGAAACAACAGAACTTGTAAAAGATGCCGCTTTAAATTACTGCGAACCACCGCTTGATTATTCAATTGAATACAGAGAAATTGACAGCAAAGAAATTGTAATTGTTAATATTCCGGAATCCAATAATAAACCACATCGTATTCAGGATTATCAATCAGATCTTGATATTACAACAGCTGTAGTTCCCATTCGTGTTAATGATAAAAGTGTTCAAGCAAGCAAAGAAATGATTAGAATTTTGCGTGCTCAATCAAATCGAACTGCATTAAAAAAATATGTTCTTGGCCCAACTGAAAAAACTGTTTTTGAATATCTTTCTAAAGTTGAAAGGATTAACGTTAAAGAATTAAGTAAACTTGTAAACATTTCGGAAAGAAGAGCCTCACGAACATTAGTTAAAATGGTGCGCGCAAATTTACTTATGATTCACACTAAAGATAATGGGGAAGAGTTTTTTACTGCTGCGATGTAA